One Parasphingorhabdus cellanae genomic region harbors:
- a CDS encoding TrkH family potassium uptake protein: MTAISQFSGRNIGLPPPILLALLYGLLALSGMALLKLPFAATINLTWMDALFTSVSAITVTGLVVVDTGSDLSFFGQAVVLALIQLGGLGLMTFATLVLSSLGLPIGFEHRVFLKEDLGQTSLSELLSLVKIVLRVVLLCEAMGVALLCFVTVPEFGWGMGLWQALFHSISAFNNAGFALFPDSLTRWATNPVINLSIPALYIIGGLGFGVLWDVSRHRRWNPLTLHSKLMLVGTVGLLLWAFILFAVLEWNNPGTLGALDSTADKLWVSWFQASTPRTAGFNTTDISQLHDPTVLLFISLMLIGGGSTSTAGGIKVTTFIVLLLATYAFFRRRPRMRAFGRSLGFEEALKVMALLTIAGMVILTGMFLTTISHDGDFLNLAFETVSAFGTVGLSRGTTGELDTLGRLTIIAIMFLGRVGPLTLGFFLATTTPTRIKYPETKIYLG; this comes from the coding sequence GTGACGGCTATTTCCCAATTTAGCGGTCGTAATATTGGCCTCCCACCCCCGATATTGCTGGCGCTGCTATATGGGTTGCTGGCGCTTTCGGGCATGGCGCTTCTCAAACTCCCCTTTGCGGCAACCATCAACCTGACATGGATGGACGCCTTGTTTACATCGGTATCGGCGATAACGGTGACAGGGCTGGTGGTCGTGGATACGGGCAGCGACCTATCTTTTTTCGGTCAGGCCGTTGTACTGGCCCTTATTCAACTTGGCGGACTAGGGTTGATGACTTTTGCGACCCTAGTATTGTCGTCGCTCGGCCTGCCCATCGGATTTGAACATCGGGTCTTTCTGAAAGAGGATTTGGGCCAAACATCACTTAGTGAGCTACTTTCCCTGGTAAAAATTGTATTGCGGGTAGTCTTGCTATGCGAGGCGATGGGCGTCGCGCTTTTGTGTTTTGTAACTGTTCCAGAATTTGGTTGGGGGATGGGTTTGTGGCAGGCTTTGTTCCATTCCATATCGGCATTTAACAACGCTGGATTCGCGTTATTTCCTGACAGTTTGACGCGGTGGGCGACCAACCCGGTCATCAACCTTTCAATCCCGGCGCTCTATATTATTGGCGGTCTGGGCTTTGGCGTATTGTGGGATGTATCGAGGCATCGGCGCTGGAACCCGCTCACTTTGCATTCCAAGCTGATGCTGGTTGGAACGGTTGGGCTTTTGCTGTGGGCATTTATATTATTTGCGGTGTTGGAATGGAATAATCCAGGTACTCTGGGGGCGTTGGACAGCACGGCGGACAAGCTGTGGGTGTCGTGGTTTCAGGCTAGCACCCCGCGCACCGCTGGCTTTAACACCACCGATATTTCGCAACTACACGATCCCACGGTGCTCTTGTTCATCTCGCTGATGCTGATTGGCGGTGGCAGTACGTCAACAGCCGGCGGCATCAAAGTCACCACGTTCATCGTCCTGTTGCTGGCCACTTACGCCTTTTTCCGTCGCCGTCCGCGCATGCGCGCGTTCGGCCGCAGCCTGGGATTTGAAGAAGCGTTGAAAGTCATGGCATTACTTACCATCGCCGGAATGGTGATATTGACCGGCATGTTCCTGACCACCATCAGCCATGATGGCGATTTCCTGAATTTGGCCTTTGAAACCGTGAGTGCATTCGGAACCGTTGGCTTGTCACGTGGAACTACCGGGGAACTGGATACGCTTGGACGACTCACCATCATTGCGATCATGTTCCTCGGGCGTGTCGGCCCTCTAACGCTTGGGTTTTTTCTGGCTACGACCACGCCGACGCGGATCAAATATCCCGAAACAAAGATCTATCTGGGATGA